The DNA window CACGGCCCAGCCCACCGCGCCGCTCACCCCCACGGGCGTGGGGGCCGCCGTGCTCAGCGCCGCGCCCGCCGCCACCGGCCCCGCGAGCCCCTCCACCAGCGCGCCCGTCACCGCCACGTCCGCGTCCACCGCCACCACCACCCGCTCGCCCACCTCCAGCACCGCCAGGGCGTACAGCAGGTGGCCCACCTTGCGGTTGGGAGCCGTAGGGTCGCTCGGCAGCCAGCGCACGCCCGGCGCCAGCCGGGGCCGGTACGGGGACACCACCACCTGCTCCAGCGGTCCCGCGTAGTCCACCGGCCGGGCGAGGTTCTCCAGCTCCCGCGGCGTGGGCTCGTCCACCGGCCGCAGCAGCAGCACCGGCACCCGCGTGGCCACGCCCGTGCCCCGCTTCATGCGCAACAGCCGCGAGAGCGCCACCGCGCTGAAGCCCGTGGCGAGCACCGCCCAAGCCAGGCCCACGAGCACCGCCGCGCTCATGAAGCACGCTCCAGGCGCGTGCGGAAGTGCGCCATCCAGCGGATGTAGGGCGAGTGGAAGCGCCGGAAGTCCGCCACCTCGCCCAGCGTGTCCAGGCCCTGCTTCCGGGCCTCCACACGCGCGTAGAAAGGAGAGGACTCCAGCAGCCGGGCCTCCCCCACCTCGAGGGCGCCCGCGTGCAGGTGACGGGGCACCTGGAGCCCCCAGCCGGTGCGCCCCATGCGCGGCACCGCCAGCCCCTGGGACTCGCGCTCGCACTGGACGCCCTGCTCGCCGGCCTTCACGCGCACGGGCGTCACGCCGCCGGGCAGCACGTAGTCCACCACCGTCTCCTGGCCCCCGTGCGTGCGCGCCCAGCGCCAGCCGGGAAGCCGCGCGCCGAGCTGCTCTCCGCCGTGGTTGGTGTCGTGGTAGCCCATCCCCTCCAGCGCGAGCCCCTCGGTCACCAGCTCCAGCCGGGCATGCGCCCGCGGCGCCATGGGCTGCCACCAGTGCGGCAGGTCCGGCACCAGCTGGACTTCCGTGCCCAGCGGCGTGAGCGGCTCCAGCGTCAGGTTCGCACGCACCGGGCGGCCCCAGGGCGCCGTGCGCTCATCCACCTCCATGCGCACCCGGTTGCCCTCGTAGGCGAGCGTGGAGCGGCCAATGCGCAGGTGCCACGGGGACTCCAGCGTCAGCGCCGGGTACTCGCTGAGCACCCAGCACAGGCGCACGCCCTGGCGGTACAGGGCGAAGTTCACCGCGGCATGTTCCCAGGGCAGTCCACCCTGGCGCGCCGCCACCGAGTAGCGCGGGGAGAAGAGCGAGCCCACCATGAAGATGAACACGGCGCTGTACTCCCCCGCGGTCACGTCCGCGTAGTACCAGCGGTAGGTTCCCGGGCCGGAGGGAAGTGAAGGCAATGCGGGCGAGGAACTCATGCGTCCCCTCCTTTCAGGTGTTTCGAGGCCAGCTCCGCGGCGAAGCGTCCCGACAGCATGACGAGCGGCACCCCGCCGCCCGGGTGCGTTCCGCCCCCCGCGAAGAACAGGCCGGGCGCCGAGCCGCGGATGCGCGGCCGGCGGAACGGGCCAAACCGGCCGTGCGGCAGAAAGCCGTAGATGGAGCCGCCGGGCGCCCCCTGCGCCGCCCAGTCCACCGGCGTGCGCTGCCCCAGCACCCGCACGCGCCCCTTCAGCTCCGGGAAGTGCGCGTACAGCTTCTCGAACATCTGCTGGCGCACCCGCTCGGC is part of the Stigmatella aurantiaca genome and encodes:
- a CDS encoding carotenoid 1,2-hydratase → MSSSPALPSLPSGPGTYRWYYADVTAGEYSAVFIFMVGSLFSPRYSVAARQGGLPWEHAAVNFALYRQGVRLCWVLSEYPALTLESPWHLRIGRSTLAYEGNRVRMEVDERTAPWGRPVRANLTLEPLTPLGTEVQLVPDLPHWWQPMAPRAHARLELVTEGLALEGMGYHDTNHGGEQLGARLPGWRWARTHGGQETVVDYVLPGGVTPVRVKAGEQGVQCERESQGLAVPRMGRTGWGLQVPRHLHAGALEVGEARLLESSPFYARVEARKQGLDTLGEVADFRRFHSPYIRWMAHFRTRLERAS